A genomic segment from Desulfurispirillum indicum S5 encodes:
- a CDS encoding MlaE family ABC transporter permease — protein MTRILNSLGQGMYHAMQVSGMIFFTFLHSALWLFRPPLRLRVIFKQFESIGVNSIFVVLLTGTFTGMVLALQLYIGFSQFHAEYLVGAVSALAIFRELGPVLTALMVTARAGSAMAAELGTMKVTEQIDALRTMAVDPHQYLATPRILASFVMLPVLTMVANAVAIGGCYFVGVKLLGINPVVFVDQIIIFVDMGDIINGLIKSAAFGLVMGSVCCGIGMNASKGAAGVGQATTTSVVLTSTLILAVDYILTALMF, from the coding sequence ATGACGCGTATTCTCAACTCCCTGGGACAGGGAATGTACCATGCTATGCAGGTTTCGGGGATGATCTTCTTCACCTTCCTGCATTCGGCGCTGTGGCTCTTCCGTCCTCCCCTGCGTCTGCGCGTTATCTTCAAACAGTTTGAATCCATCGGTGTCAACTCCATTTTCGTGGTGCTGCTGACGGGAACCTTTACCGGCATGGTTCTGGCCCTGCAGCTCTATATCGGCTTCAGTCAGTTTCACGCTGAATATCTGGTGGGAGCGGTCTCCGCCCTGGCGATTTTCCGTGAGCTGGGGCCGGTGCTGACGGCCCTGATGGTGACGGCCCGCGCGGGCAGTGCCATGGCGGCAGAGCTTGGCACCATGAAGGTGACGGAACAGATCGATGCCCTGCGCACGATGGCGGTGGACCCGCACCAGTATCTGGCCACACCCCGTATTCTGGCGAGCTTTGTCATGCTGCCGGTGCTGACCATGGTGGCCAACGCCGTCGCTATCGGCGGCTGCTACTTCGTGGGGGTAAAACTGCTGGGGATCAACCCGGTGGTCTTTGTGGATCAGATCATCATCTTTGTGGATATGGGCGACATCATCAACGGCCTGATCAAGTCGGCGGCCTTTGGCCTGGTCATGGGCTCTGTGTGCTGCGGTATCGGCATGAACGCCAGTAAGGGTGCTGCCGGGGTGGGCCAGGCCACCACCACTTCGGTGGTGCTGACTTCCACGCTGATTCTGGCCGTGGACTATATTCTGACGGCGCTGATGTTCTGA
- a CDS encoding ABC transporter ATP-binding protein, producing MIRIRDLHKSFGKNHVLRGLNLDIEKGRITVIIGGSGSGKSVLLKHLIKLMEPDSGTIEFDGQVLGRMNSRELLNFRRQFGMLFQESALFDSMTVEENIAFPMREHTRWSKAEIRARVREKLDMVGLGEVEDRLPSELSGGMRKRVGLARAIAIDPQYILYDEPTTGLDPIMTRSINRLILDTNAKLGTTSIVISHDIKGALKMADRIIMLHYGDILAAGTPQEILESDNETIQSFIAYDVKGEL from the coding sequence GTGATACGTATCCGCGATCTCCATAAAAGTTTTGGCAAGAACCATGTTCTGCGAGGCCTGAATCTTGACATCGAAAAGGGCAGGATCACGGTCATCATCGGCGGTTCCGGTTCCGGCAAGTCGGTGCTGCTGAAACACCTGATCAAGCTCATGGAGCCCGATAGCGGCACCATTGAGTTTGACGGCCAGGTACTTGGTCGCATGAACAGCCGTGAGTTGCTGAACTTCCGGCGGCAGTTCGGCATGCTTTTTCAGGAGTCGGCCCTCTTTGACTCCATGACTGTGGAGGAGAACATCGCCTTTCCCATGCGCGAGCACACCCGCTGGAGCAAGGCGGAAATCCGCGCCCGCGTGCGGGAAAAACTGGACATGGTCGGCCTGGGGGAGGTTGAGGATCGCCTGCCTTCCGAGCTTTCGGGAGGGATGCGCAAACGGGTGGGCCTGGCCCGCGCCATTGCCATTGATCCCCAGTATATCCTCTACGATGAGCCCACGACGGGCCTTGACCCCATTATGACCCGTTCCATCAACCGACTGATTCTGGATACCAACGCCAAACTGGGGACGACGTCCATTGTCATCTCCCATGATATCAAGGGTGCTCTGAAAATGGCTGACCGGATCATCATGCTCCACTATGGCGATATCCTGGCCGCAGGAACTCCCCAGGAGATTCTGGAATCTGACAACGAGACGATACAGTCCTTCATTGCCTATGACGTCAAGGGAGAGCTATGA
- a CDS encoding MlaD family protein → MNITAEAKVGLLVIVAFALLTYASVQLGDLRLDGDNYYAVEFAFEDVAGLNRGARVKMSGVSIGSVESILLENGKVIVSASVERKYPVAENAPARILTEGVLGEKYLSIDHVPGARAFLGDGQRSQHFNSREGTEDLMATLGKVAADVSQITENLRTSIGSPQTNENINEMIFYLRELSFNLSQIVAANQENLNRTLDNVAHITETLREITTRNEHNINALIENMEVLTRSLRQQTPEVMSSARSAFDSADGAFGELHGILAENRADIRTTTHNFGQLSGDLSTTSRHLSEITEKINTGDGTLGKLVNTDELHESLLAASRGIEEMTGMIGGLRTDITVRSEFLTEQSENRGIFNVRLTPEGTNRFYDIGLVATPFGRDSRTIKRTVVTDNTTGTVTSDTTTLEDKNDYSFEFNAMFGFVPRENLEFRLGLMETTFGAGVSYVPPWFDRRLRVSAEAFDFSPRQDDMETHLKFYGDLYLSENFFFTAGYDDPLNDHRKSPFVGVAFTFTDEYIKYLLGGMSLP, encoded by the coding sequence ATGAATATTACTGCCGAAGCCAAGGTGGGGCTGCTGGTCATTGTGGCCTTTGCCCTGCTGACATACGCCAGCGTACAGCTTGGAGATCTGCGCCTTGACGGCGACAACTACTACGCCGTTGAGTTTGCCTTTGAGGATGTGGCAGGCCTGAATCGCGGAGCCCGGGTCAAGATGTCGGGGGTCTCCATCGGTTCCGTGGAAAGCATCCTGCTGGAAAATGGAAAGGTTATCGTCAGCGCTTCCGTGGAGCGAAAGTATCCGGTGGCCGAGAACGCGCCAGCCCGTATTCTCACCGAGGGGGTTCTGGGGGAAAAGTACCTGAGTATTGACCATGTGCCCGGTGCCAGGGCTTTTCTGGGCGATGGGCAGCGCAGCCAGCACTTCAACAGTCGCGAGGGCACCGAGGATCTCATGGCCACCCTGGGCAAGGTGGCGGCTGATGTCTCGCAGATCACCGAAAACCTGCGAACCTCCATCGGCAGCCCTCAGACCAATGAAAACATCAACGAGATGATCTTCTACCTGCGTGAGCTGAGCTTCAACCTGAGCCAGATTGTGGCGGCCAATCAGGAGAACCTGAACCGCACATTGGACAATGTGGCCCATATCACCGAAACCCTGCGGGAGATCACCACCCGCAACGAGCACAATATCAACGCGCTGATCGAGAACATGGAAGTGCTGACCCGCAGCCTGCGTCAGCAGACACCTGAAGTGATGAGCAGTGCCCGCAGTGCCTTTGACAGTGCCGATGGGGCCTTTGGCGAACTGCACGGTATCCTGGCGGAAAATCGCGCCGATATCCGCACCACCACTCACAATTTCGGGCAGCTCAGCGGCGACCTGAGCACCACGTCGCGCCACCTCAGCGAAATTACGGAAAAGATCAACACTGGCGATGGAACCCTGGGCAAGCTGGTGAATACCGATGAGCTCCACGAAAGCCTGCTGGCAGCCAGCCGTGGCATAGAGGAGATGACGGGGATGATCGGCGGCCTGCGTACTGATATCACCGTGCGTTCGGAGTTCCTGACCGAGCAGTCGGAAAATCGCGGCATCTTCAACGTGCGGTTGACCCCCGAGGGCACGAACCGCTTCTACGATATCGGCCTGGTGGCTACGCCCTTCGGGCGCGATTCCCGCACCATCAAACGCACGGTCGTGACCGACAATACCACGGGAACCGTGACCAGCGATACCACCACGCTGGAGGACAAGAACGACTACTCCTTCGAGTTCAATGCGATGTTCGGCTTTGTGCCTCGGGAGAACCTGGAGTTCCGCCTGGGCCTGATGGAGACTACTTTTGGCGCCGGTGTTTCCTATGTGCCCCCCTGGTTTGATCGTCGCCTGCGGGTTTCGGCTGAAGCGTTTGACTTCTCGCCCCGCCAGGACGACATGGAGACACACCTGAAGTTTTACGGCGATCTCTACCTGTCAGAGAACTTCTTCTTCACTGCCGGCTATGATGATCCCCTGAACGACCACCGCAAGAGTCCTTTTGTGGGCGTCGCCTTTACCTTCACCGACGAGTACATCAAGTACCTGTTGGGTGGCATGTCACTGCCCTGA
- a CDS encoding efflux RND transporter periplasmic adaptor subunit, with protein sequence MNRKKKITTAIFLLALGGLLFLALMPSPVSVSTSAARHGYFAEYVEDEGYTRLRDTYTISAPISGLLRRLELEPGDQVTAGDAVFTIEPAPAPALDVRTRDQARENLLAARARLEMARAEHHSRDVEARFAESEYLRQQQLFQRDIIADNVLEKALSDQQRSRAAEQAAAAAVEVARYEMENARAVLEVTEGTRVSAEDTLLSIQAPVSGVVLRRDRCCEGVIQAGEPVLEIGNLDQLEVQVDVLSMDAVRIAKGMRVLLERWGGGEDLEGRVRRVEPAGFKRVSALGVDEQRVPVQVEIISPRLQWQNLGDGFRIEARFVLWEEEEVLQIPTSALFRQADGWKVFTVENRRARLRAVDIGRRSGLSTQILSGLAAGELVITHPGDQVADGVRVNAQD encoded by the coding sequence ATGAATCGAAAAAAGAAAATAACCACTGCCATCTTTCTCCTGGCCCTCGGTGGGCTGCTCTTCCTGGCCCTCATGCCTTCGCCGGTTTCAGTCTCGACCAGTGCCGCCCGCCACGGCTATTTTGCGGAATATGTGGAAGATGAGGGCTATACCCGTCTGCGCGACACCTATACCATTTCCGCGCCCATCAGCGGCCTGCTGCGCCGCTTAGAGCTGGAACCGGGCGACCAGGTCACCGCCGGTGACGCCGTGTTCACCATTGAGCCCGCCCCGGCACCGGCGCTGGATGTGCGCACCCGCGATCAGGCCCGCGAAAACCTTCTGGCCGCCCGTGCCCGCCTGGAAATGGCCCGGGCCGAACACCACAGCCGTGATGTGGAAGCCCGTTTTGCCGAAAGTGAGTACCTGCGGCAGCAGCAGCTATTCCAGCGCGACATCATCGCCGATAATGTTCTGGAGAAAGCCCTCAGCGACCAGCAGCGCAGCCGCGCTGCTGAACAGGCAGCAGCCGCCGCCGTTGAGGTGGCCCGTTATGAAATGGAGAATGCCCGCGCCGTGCTGGAGGTCACCGAAGGCACCCGGGTCAGCGCAGAAGATACCCTTCTGAGCATCCAGGCGCCGGTCAGTGGCGTTGTGCTGCGCCGCGACCGCTGCTGCGAAGGAGTGATTCAGGCCGGTGAGCCGGTGCTGGAAATCGGCAACCTGGACCAGCTGGAAGTTCAGGTGGATGTACTCTCCATGGATGCGGTGCGCATTGCGAAGGGTATGCGGGTTCTCCTGGAGCGCTGGGGAGGCGGCGAAGACCTGGAGGGGCGAGTGCGCCGTGTTGAACCGGCGGGATTCAAGCGCGTTTCAGCCCTGGGAGTAGACGAACAGCGCGTGCCGGTGCAGGTGGAAATCATCTCACCCCGCCTCCAGTGGCAGAATCTTGGAGATGGCTTCCGCATTGAAGCGCGCTTTGTGTTGTGGGAAGAGGAGGAAGTCCTTCAGATTCCCACCAGCGCCCTCTTTCGTCAGGCCGATGGCTGGAAGGTCTTTACGGTGGAAAACAGGCGGGCGCGACTGCGCGCAGTGGATATCGGCCGTCGCAGCGGCCTGAGCACGCAGATACTCTCCGGTCTGGCTGCCGGCGAGCTGGTTATCACGCACCCTGGCGACCAGGTAGCCGACGGGGTGCGGGTAAATGCCCAGGATTAG
- a CDS encoding ABC transporter permease yields MSALHRKLLRDLLTMKGQVAAIAVVIAAGVMVLILSVMTLDAITLSRDRFYQEQHFAHIFSEVKRAPEGVAERLRLIPGVSQVQTRVLAPVRLEVDGFSDPVRGLILALPDGHQPDLNRVYLREGSLPQPGYADQVLITETFSQAHQLHTGDQIRAIINGRLETLTISGVGLSPEFIYLLGPNDLMPDYYRYGVLWMNRRALANALDMDGAFNSVLLSLQSGADMDTVIDAVDLILAPYGSIGAYGRHDQISHRFLHEELNQLRGMAMVLPAIFLGVAAFLLHVLMGRIVHTQRQQIAVLKAFGYRNREIALHYILLTSLIAVLGSLLGIALGIWAGQGMAGIYAEYYRFPVMSFRLQPSTLALGLAVACGAAILGASRAVQSAVSQAPAEAMRPPAPERFQRGWLEQLALGRFLGQTSRIIVRTLSRHRVKAFLTVTGISFSGALLLMGSYQFGSVSFLLDLQYRKVLHMDLNLGFSEQMPQRAAAELRALPGVSFVETYRNVPVRLIHGRKDYRTAIQGMEAQPQMHRLLDARYQPITLPPEGLLLSSYIAGYLDVREGDMVELEIMEGHRRTISVALAGTVDDLIGVGAYMERRALNRLLREGPVISGAWLMTDRSLEEELFPRLWQIPAVASIGQISNAERVIRTYMEDTMLVFMGILLVMAGSIAFAVVYNNARIAFAERYRELATLRVLGFTQAEVAWVLIGEAALLTFLAIPLGWLIGTGFALMVNEAFSSELFRLPLVVSHQVYAFAALGVLLASSLSILLILRRLKDLDMAAALKTE; encoded by the coding sequence GTGAGCGCCCTGCACCGCAAGCTGCTGCGCGATCTGCTGACCATGAAAGGTCAGGTTGCCGCCATCGCCGTGGTGATTGCCGCCGGCGTCATGGTGCTCATCCTCTCGGTGATGACCCTTGACGCCATCACCCTCTCCCGTGACCGCTTTTATCAGGAGCAGCATTTTGCCCACATATTCAGCGAAGTCAAGCGCGCGCCAGAGGGTGTGGCCGAGCGACTGCGCCTGATCCCCGGGGTCAGTCAGGTGCAGACCCGTGTGCTGGCACCGGTACGTCTGGAAGTGGATGGATTTTCCGATCCGGTGCGCGGATTGATCCTCGCGTTGCCCGATGGCCATCAGCCGGATCTCAACCGCGTCTATCTCCGGGAAGGGAGCCTCCCCCAGCCAGGCTATGCCGACCAGGTACTGATCACCGAAACCTTTTCCCAGGCCCATCAGCTCCACACGGGAGACCAGATCAGAGCCATCATCAATGGGCGTCTGGAAACCCTGACCATCAGCGGCGTGGGCCTCTCGCCAGAGTTCATCTATCTCCTGGGGCCCAATGACCTCATGCCCGACTACTACCGCTATGGCGTGCTGTGGATGAATCGTCGCGCTCTGGCCAACGCCCTCGACATGGATGGCGCCTTCAACAGTGTCCTGCTCAGCCTGCAGTCCGGCGCTGATATGGACACGGTGATCGACGCCGTCGACCTCATCCTGGCGCCCTACGGCAGCATTGGCGCCTATGGCCGCCATGATCAGATTTCCCACCGTTTTCTGCATGAAGAGCTGAACCAGCTGCGAGGCATGGCCATGGTACTGCCGGCCATCTTCCTGGGCGTGGCAGCCTTCCTGCTGCACGTGCTCATGGGCCGCATTGTCCACACCCAGCGCCAGCAGATTGCCGTCCTCAAGGCATTTGGCTACCGCAACCGGGAGATCGCTCTGCACTACATTCTGCTCACCAGCCTGATCGCCGTGCTGGGCAGCCTGCTGGGCATCGCCCTCGGAATATGGGCGGGCCAGGGTATGGCGGGTATCTACGCCGAATACTACCGCTTCCCCGTCATGAGCTTTCGACTGCAGCCTTCCACCCTGGCACTGGGATTGGCTGTTGCCTGCGGAGCAGCGATCCTGGGAGCTTCGCGGGCGGTGCAGAGCGCCGTCTCCCAGGCACCGGCCGAAGCCATGCGCCCGCCTGCGCCGGAACGCTTCCAGCGAGGCTGGCTTGAACAGCTGGCGCTGGGACGTTTTCTGGGGCAGACCAGCCGCATCATCGTGCGCACCCTCTCACGCCATCGGGTCAAAGCCTTTCTCACCGTGACCGGCATCAGTTTTTCCGGTGCGCTCCTGCTCATGGGCAGCTACCAGTTCGGCTCCGTCAGTTTTCTGCTCGACCTGCAGTACCGCAAGGTTCTTCATATGGATCTGAACCTGGGATTCTCGGAACAGATGCCCCAGAGAGCAGCCGCCGAGCTGCGCGCTCTGCCGGGCGTCTCTTTTGTGGAAACCTATCGCAATGTGCCCGTGCGCCTGATTCATGGACGCAAGGACTATCGCACCGCCATCCAGGGCATGGAGGCGCAGCCCCAGATGCATCGCCTGCTGGACGCGCGCTACCAGCCCATAACCCTCCCCCCTGAAGGCCTGCTGCTCAGCAGCTATATTGCCGGCTATCTGGACGTGCGGGAAGGTGACATGGTGGAACTGGAAATCATGGAAGGCCACCGGCGAACCATCAGCGTCGCCCTGGCGGGCACCGTGGACGACCTGATCGGCGTGGGGGCCTATATGGAACGGCGCGCCCTCAACCGCCTGCTGCGGGAGGGGCCTGTGATCTCCGGCGCCTGGCTCATGACAGATCGCAGCCTCGAAGAGGAGCTTTTCCCACGCCTGTGGCAAATCCCCGCCGTAGCCAGCATCGGGCAGATATCCAATGCCGAGCGCGTTATCCGCACCTACATGGAGGACACCATGCTGGTCTTCATGGGCATTCTGCTGGTCATGGCTGGTTCCATTGCCTTTGCCGTTGTGTATAATAATGCCCGCATCGCCTTTGCCGAGCGGTACCGGGAGTTGGCAACCCTGCGGGTGCTGGGCTTTACCCAGGCAGAAGTCGCCTGGGTTCTGATCGGCGAAGCAGCTCTGCTGACGTTTCTGGCTATTCCGCTGGGCTGGCTGATCGGCACCGGCTTCGCCCTCATGGTCAACGAGGCCTTCAGCAGTGAACTGTTCCGACTGCCCCTGGTGGTCAGCCACCAGGTCTATGCCTTTGCCGCCCTCGGCGTCCTGCTGGCGTCGTCCTTATCCATCCTGCTGATCCTGCGTCGCCTGAAGGATCTGGACATGGCTGCCGCCCTGAAAACCGAATAA
- a CDS encoding ABC transporter ATP-binding protein: MQAVSNDKSAIFETRNLVKTYPMGEVTIHALRGVDLQLYAGELVVLLGASGSGKSTLLNILGGLDSASDGEVRYRDQLLSSASDQVLTRFRREHVGFVFQFYNLIPSLTARENVAIATEISPSPMTPEEALQLVELGDRMDHFPAQLSGGEQQRVAIARAIAKRPAVLLCDEPTGALDSRTGVLVLEAIEHINRELGTTTVIITHNEVIGHMADRVIRLSDGQIADTQENTHRLPPRELHW, encoded by the coding sequence ATGCAAGCCGTTTCCAACGACAAATCCGCTATCTTTGAAACCCGCAACCTGGTGAAAACCTACCCCATGGGCGAGGTCACCATCCACGCTCTGCGGGGAGTGGACTTACAGCTCTATGCCGGCGAGCTGGTGGTTCTGCTGGGTGCTTCGGGGTCGGGCAAATCCACCCTGCTCAATATCCTTGGCGGGCTGGACAGCGCCAGCGACGGCGAAGTGCGCTACCGTGACCAACTGCTCAGCAGTGCCAGCGACCAGGTGCTGACCCGCTTTCGCCGGGAGCATGTCGGTTTTGTCTTTCAGTTTTACAACCTTATTCCCAGCCTCACCGCCCGTGAAAATGTCGCCATCGCCACGGAGATCAGTCCCAGCCCCATGACCCCCGAAGAGGCCCTGCAGCTGGTGGAACTGGGGGATCGCATGGATCACTTCCCCGCCCAGCTTTCAGGAGGGGAGCAGCAGCGGGTGGCCATTGCCCGGGCCATTGCCAAGAGGCCTGCCGTTCTGCTGTGCGACGAGCCAACCGGTGCCCTGGATTCCCGCACCGGCGTGCTGGTGCTGGAAGCCATAGAGCATATCAACCGCGAACTGGGCACCACCACCGTCATCATCACCCACAACGAAGTCATCGGCCACATGGCTGATCGCGTCATTCGCCTCAGTGACGGACAGATTGCCGATACCCAGGAGAACACGCACCGCCTTCCTCCCCGGGAGCTGCACTGGTGA
- a CDS encoding methylated-DNA--[protein]-cysteine S-methyltransferase: MKSCTEYQQSLPTPLGTLYIRATTDAIFSVSFDDNTSAQEGTSNHLTRACSIQLQEYFDSRRRFFDLPLAPHGSAYSRTVWQLLRAEILWGQQITYGELARRAGRPGSARATGRVVGANPIGIIIPCHRVVAAHGGLGGFGWGIERKVWLLNHEKKQGL; the protein is encoded by the coding sequence GTGAAAAGCTGTACTGAGTACCAGCAGTCCCTGCCGACCCCTCTGGGAACCCTGTATATCAGAGCGACCACAGACGCCATTTTCAGCGTCAGCTTTGATGACAACACCTCAGCACAGGAAGGTACAAGTAACCACCTGACCCGCGCCTGCAGCATCCAGCTGCAGGAGTACTTCGACAGCCGGCGCAGGTTTTTTGATCTTCCCCTCGCCCCCCATGGCAGCGCATACAGCCGTACAGTATGGCAACTCCTGCGGGCAGAGATCCTCTGGGGCCAGCAGATTACCTATGGGGAACTGGCCCGGCGGGCAGGCCGCCCCGGCAGTGCCAGAGCAACAGGACGGGTTGTGGGAGCAAACCCCATTGGCATTATCATTCCCTGCCATCGGGTGGTTGCGGCACATGGAGGACTGGGTGGCTTCGGCTGGGGTATCGAGCGAAAAGTGTGGCTGCTGAACCACGAAAAAAAGCAGGGGCTCTAA
- a CDS encoding MFS transporter, producing MRSYLDLIRKHPGLLAFGFFGTFFSGFGQTYFISLFNTDIRDAFSLSHGEFSMIYSLATLASGVSLIWLGQLVDRIRLQTFVIAVCLGLAFACALLASASTWIILLLSIFLLRLHGQGLISHAAITTMARCFHTARGKALSIAAMGFAAAEGIFPAVAVMVVAITGWRTGWGIFAAILVFVALPWLLWLLRGSSCALIQEALPDGTSRDGTPSWSTRQVIRDPLFFLIIPAATATPAIVTGIFFHQLFIAEQKAWSLSLIASGFSLFAIIHILSIFFMGPLVDRLGARTLLPCILLPMALGVTLLAFLCHPFILFLYMALVAITLGSAHPVINSLWAEAYGTRFLGSIRALNQGIMVVSTAIAPVLMGLAIDANISLQTIALAITLYILVCTGLATTGAIHLKRREDNREKLY from the coding sequence ATGCGAAGCTACCTGGATCTGATACGAAAACACCCTGGACTCCTGGCGTTTGGTTTCTTTGGCACCTTTTTTTCCGGATTCGGTCAGACCTATTTTATTTCACTTTTCAACACCGATATCCGCGATGCTTTCTCCCTGAGCCACGGTGAATTCAGCATGATATATTCACTGGCAACCCTGGCCAGCGGCGTCAGTTTGATCTGGCTTGGCCAACTTGTCGACCGCATCAGACTGCAAACCTTTGTCATCGCCGTCTGCCTCGGTCTGGCTTTCGCGTGCGCTCTGCTGGCAAGCGCCTCCACGTGGATCATTCTGCTTCTGTCCATATTTCTGCTGCGCCTCCACGGCCAGGGGTTGATCTCCCACGCCGCCATCACTACCATGGCTCGCTGCTTTCACACTGCTCGCGGCAAAGCCCTGAGTATTGCCGCCATGGGATTTGCTGCAGCAGAAGGTATTTTCCCTGCCGTGGCAGTAATGGTCGTCGCCATTACCGGCTGGCGCACCGGCTGGGGCATTTTCGCCGCGATCCTCGTCTTCGTCGCTTTGCCCTGGCTGCTCTGGCTCCTTCGCGGTTCCTCCTGCGCACTCATCCAGGAAGCACTTCCTGACGGCACAAGCCGTGACGGCACCCCTTCCTGGAGCACCCGCCAAGTGATACGCGACCCCCTTTTCTTCCTGATAATCCCGGCCGCAACCGCGACTCCAGCCATTGTCACCGGCATCTTCTTTCATCAGCTATTTATCGCCGAGCAGAAAGCATGGTCCCTGAGTCTTATCGCCAGCGGCTTCAGCCTGTTTGCCATAATCCACATTCTCAGCATTTTTTTCATGGGACCTCTTGTGGACCGCCTTGGCGCCCGTACCCTTCTGCCTTGTATTCTTCTCCCCATGGCGCTGGGGGTCACCTTGCTGGCGTTCCTCTGCCACCCCTTTATTCTCTTCCTCTATATGGCCCTGGTTGCCATCACTCTGGGCAGCGCCCATCCGGTCATCAATTCACTGTGGGCTGAAGCTTACGGGACACGTTTTCTCGGCTCCATCCGGGCACTGAACCAGGGCATCATGGTTGTCTCCACCGCCATAGCCCCTGTACTCATGGGGCTTGCCATCGACGCGAACATATCACTGCAAACCATCGCCCTGGCCATTACTCTTTATATTCTGGTGTGCACAGGGCTGGCCACCACCGGGGCCATACACCTCAAGCGAAGGGAGGATAACCGTGAAAAGCTGTACTGA